GCTATCACTTTTAAAGATTTGGCGAAAGAAATTGTTGAACTATACCGTGTAAAATAAAAAATAGAGAGGATCACATCGATGAAGAAATTAGGTATTTCTGTTTTTCCACAACATGTTCCATTAGAGGAATCTATTTCTTATATTGAAATGGCGGCGAAATATGGTTTTTCAAGAATATTTACGTGCTTGATTTCTGCCAATGATCAGGAAGAATTTACAAAACTAAAAATCATTTGTAAAAGAGCAAAAGAGCTAGGATATGAAATAATTGCTGATGTAGACCCAACCGTTTTTGCATCATTAAACATCACATATCAAGAGTTAGGCTACTTTAAAAAAATTGGCCTAAGTGGTTTACGACTTGATCTAGGTTTTTCCGGAGCAGAAGAAGCCGCGATGAGTTTTGATGAGCATGACTTGAAAATCGAACTGAATATTAGCAACGGCACTAAATATGTTGAAAATATTTTATCTTATCAAGCGAATGTGCAAAATATCATTGGATGTCATAATTTTTATCCGCGCAAATATACAGGACTATCACGCGAACATCTTTTACGTACAAGCAGGCAATTTAAAAAGAAAAATCTACGAACAGCTGCATTTGTTTCTTCTAATTATGGTAAATATGGTCCGTGGTTTGTTGTTGATGGAGGCCTACCGACGCTTGAAGAGCATCGCGGCAAAGATATTGCTATTCAAGCAAAAGATCTCTTTAATACAGGGCTCATTGATGATATTCTGGTTGGGAATATGTTTGCAAGCGAAGAGGAATTGAAAGCGTTAAGTCAACTAAACCGGAATGAACTAGAGCTGTGTGTTGAATTCCTCTCTGATACAACAGCAATTGAGAAAGAAGTTGTTTTAACGCAAAAACATTTTAATCGTGGCGATGTTTCAGAATATATGTTACGGTCAACCATGACACGTGTGAATTATAAAGATCATCACTTTACCGCTCATGATACAAAGCAAATTGAATGCGGTGATGTCACCATTGATAATAATGGTTATGAGCGGTACAAAGGCGAGCTACAAGTTGCGCTTAAAGCGATGGAGAACTCTGGGAACACAAATATTGTCGCACGTGTGATTCCTAAAGAGCGCTACCTTTTAGAGATGGTTAAGCCATGGCAACATTTTCGCTTCGTTGAAAAAGAATGAGTAACCTACATAGATTAAGATTGGTGGATGGTTTCTTTTGTTAAAGAATCTTTCCACTAAACTTGGTCTATTTTATATTGTTGAAGTGGAAACAAAAATTAGCTATAATTAAGAAGAATAGAAACGAGATAGGAGGATATCGATGGAAAAAGAAGAGCAAGTCACGTTAGCGTTTAGAGGCTTAGTGGATAAATTAGTCTGGCTTAATAAATTTAAAATGGAAGATCAACTAAGAGGATATAAGCCTTCTGAAGTTCACTGTGTAGAAGCGATTATGAAAAATAGTGACCCTAACGTGACAAGGCTTGCAGAATCTCTTTATATGACAAAAGGCGCCATCAGCAAATTAACAAAAAAGTTAATCGAAAAAAAGCTAATCGAAAGCTACCAAAAACCAGCTAATAAAAA
This DNA window, taken from Listeria sp. PSOL-1, encodes the following:
- a CDS encoding DUF871 domain-containing protein, producing MKKLGISVFPQHVPLEESISYIEMAAKYGFSRIFTCLISANDQEEFTKLKIICKRAKELGYEIIADVDPTVFASLNITYQELGYFKKIGLSGLRLDLGFSGAEEAAMSFDEHDLKIELNISNGTKYVENILSYQANVQNIIGCHNFYPRKYTGLSREHLLRTSRQFKKKNLRTAAFVSSNYGKYGPWFVVDGGLPTLEEHRGKDIAIQAKDLFNTGLIDDILVGNMFASEEELKALSQLNRNELELCVEFLSDTTAIEKEVVLTQKHFNRGDVSEYMLRSTMTRVNYKDHHFTAHDTKQIECGDVTIDNNGYERYKGELQVALKAMENSGNTNIVARVIPKERYLLEMVKPWQHFRFVEKE
- a CDS encoding winged helix DNA-binding protein — translated: MEKEEQVTLAFRGLVDKLVWLNKFKMEDQLRGYKPSEVHCVEAIMKNSDPNVTRLAESLYMTKGAISKLTKKLIEKKLIESYQKPANKKEVYFKLTDKGKSVYQIHEDLHKEFQERDKEMFAQITDEQLDKILKFVDQYNNHLDAEIKKQGLEIG